The DNA window CGATGGCATCTTTGTCGGTATCAAAAGCCGTGTATCCGCGTCGCTTGAGCTCAGCACATACTGCCGACTTACCCGATCCAGGCGTACCCGTAATGTATATTAATGGCATGTTCTTCTTATAATACTCCTGGTTACTCACCGAGAAAACGAGGTATATTTTTACCTAATTTCACACTTCCTGTAAAAGGTATATCTACTTAAGTAGTTTAATACGCCCCACACCTCGCACAAGTTCACTGTATTTGGTGATATCTATTGATGTCATTAAGCTATAGTCCTCGAGCTCTTTGCCAAGTGACATATTCTCCTGTGCTTTATATTTTCTCACTTCGTCGATAGCAGCAATCGCTTGATTGAAGTCTTGTATCTCCAGGCTAGAATCAAGTTGGAGTACTTTAGGCCACGTACTAATGTGGATACTTTTAATTCCCTCTTTATCTTTATAGAGATCTTGGTAAATTTGCTCTGTAATAAATGGCATGAGTGGAGCATACATCTTCAGTACGGCAAGAAAGACGGTTTTTAGCGTTGCTACAGCAGCCTCTTTTGATGCCACATCTTCACCAAACAAACGGTACTTGATGAACTCAAGATAATAATCGGTAAATTTTGACCAGAAGAAGCCATCAAGGGCATCACGAGCTTGGCTATACGAATAGTCGTCAAACGCTTTCGTTACCGCTGTGATACATGTATTTAGTTCCTGGAGAATCCACGCATCGGCGTGCTCTTGCTCGCCGGCATTTCCGGTATCGGCATGCATCGCAACAAAGCGTGCAGCATTATAGAACTTTACGGCTGTCTTGTGTCCCATCTCAACTTCCTTTGTACTAAATCGTAGGTTCTGGCCTAGTCGCGCACCAGTGGCCCAGTAACGAATAGCGTCGGCACCGTATCTGTCGAGAAGTTCTTGAGATAGCATGTAGTTTCCAAGTCTTTTTGACATCTTTCGTCCATCCTCAGCAAGGCCATGACCCGAAATCATAACGTCACGAAAAGGAAGATGGCCATTCTCGTAGTAACCTCGCACAATTGAATAGAAGTCCCAGGTTCGAATGATCTCAAACGCGTTAGGTCGTAAAGTAGCCGGGTAGAGCTTTTCTTGTATAGCCTCATCTTTAACCAATGCAGAAATGATTTGTGGTGACACAGAAGAGGTTGCCCACGTATCTAGCACATCCGCTTCAGGAATAAGATCCTCAGCTCTATGCCCTTTTGGCGTGTACTGTGTTGGATCTATTGGAAGCTCACTTTCGTCCGGGAAGACTGGGTCGCCTGTCCTTTTGTCATACCATACAGGAATAGGAACGCCATAATACCGTTGGCGCGAGATACACCAATCCCAGTTCAGTCCATTTACCCATGTTTCATAATCGTTGCGGCGAGATTCGGGATACCAGTTCACTTGTCGGCCAAGTTCTAGCCATTTTTCTTTTTGATCAACAATCTTAATAAACCATTGCTTGCTCGTGACGTATTCGATTGGCGTATCGCAACGTTCGTGAACATTAACGACTTGGGAGATCTTTTCAATCTTCTTAACAACACCGAGTGCGGTAAGATCGGCAGTAATCTGCTGTTTTGCCTCAGTTACCGTCAGTCCTTCGTATTTACCAGCATCTTTATTCATGCGACCATCTGGACCAAGAATATATTTCTTATCTTCTTTAGCAATCGGGTGCCTCACCTCCCAATCGAGAAATTGTGCATCTCCGCTACTACAGTAATACACGACACCTGTTCCGAAAGCTGGGT is part of the Candidatus Chromulinivoraceae bacterium genome and encodes:
- a CDS encoding class I tRNA ligase family protein; the protein is MRRPLYKKEHLYRAEKPVMWCTHCQTTLAQADLDDLERETEFVYIEVPIEGGGSLTFATTRPEMYPSCVGISVHPDDERYQKYIGKIITMPLTNARVLLTTDEKIDPAFGTGVVYYCSSGDAQFLDWEVRHPIAKEDKKYILGPDGRMNKDAGKYEGLTVTEAKQQITADLTALGVVKKIEKISQVVNVHERCDTPIEYVTSKQWFIKIVDQKEKWLELGRQVNWYPESRRNDYETWVNGLNWDWCISRQRYYGVPIPVWYDKRTGDPVFPDESELPIDPTQYTPKGHRAEDLIPEADVLDTWATSSVSPQIISALVKDEAIQEKLYPATLRPNAFEIIRTWDFYSIVRGYYENGHLPFRDVMISGHGLAEDGRKMSKRLGNYMLSQELLDRYGADAIRYWATGARLGQNLRFSTKEVEMGHKTAVKFYNAARFVAMHADTGNAGEQEHADAWILQELNTCITAVTKAFDDYSYSQARDALDGFFWSKFTDYYLEFIKYRLFGEDVASKEAAVATLKTVFLAVLKMYAPLMPFITEQIYQDLYKDKEGIKSIHISTWPKVLQLDSSLEIQDFNQAIAAIDEVRKYKAQENMSLGKELEDYSLMTSIDITKYSELVRGVGRIKLLK